From the genome of Luteibacter rhizovicinus DSM 16549:
ACGGGGAAGCGGTGGCGGTCTGTTTATGAGGTTAAGGTTGGGAAGTAGGGGGTGTTGGTGTGGGGAGAGCATCGCCGATGAATCGGCTCCCACAGGGGGCCGTCAGGCTTCGCAGGCGTCCATGAGGGCATCGCGGAAGCAAGCGGCGTCGACTAGCTTGGCGGCTAGCGTGCCTTTGAAGGCGTCGCCCAGGCCGCAGGTGCCGGCGCGGTAGACGTCGGCCGAGTCGCCGTGGCGATCGGTGCCGTGGGAGACCAGGCAGGTCTTGTCGAGTGACACGACGACGGTGCCGGCGCAGAGCCGGCGGGCGAGGGCGTTGATCGTGGTGTCGTCCATGCCGGTCACCGTGCTGGCGGTGATGTCGATGGAGAGGAAGCGTCCGCAGCAGCGTGCGAACTCGTGCAGGCTGAGCAACAAGACATCCGTGCTGGCGAACTCGCGCACGGACAGATCCGGTGGCAACGGACCCGGATCGAGAATGCGCAGCAAGCGCTTCTCACCCGCCAGCTCCAGGGTGGCGGCGACGGTGTCGATGTTCGCTTCGGCGGAAATCAGCAACACCTTCGCGCTGTCGAAAAGATCCGACTGCGTGGCGACGAAGTCCGCTTCGAGAAAGGCGTTGGCGCCGGAGGACAGCGCGGAAATCGTCTGCCCCTTCGCATCGACGATCAGTGCGGTGCGTCCGGTACGTACACCGGTCGTCACCTGCCAGCGCGCGTCGACCAGCGGTGGCAAGCCGGATGGGTCGATGACGTCATCGCCGATGGCGGCAATCAAGCCGACCGCGACGCCCGCATGCGAGGCCGCGACCGCCTGATGAAAGGCCTTCCCACCGGGCCGACGCTCGAAAGCGTCGGCATAGGCAGGCTCGCCGTTACGCGGCAGTTGCGGTGTCTGCCAGCGTTCTTCTTCGCTGTAACCGCCGATGACGATAAGACGTACGGCGGTCATGCCTCAGAACTGCTCGAGCACGCCGGCAATGGTCGCCGTCATGAACGTGGCGATGGAGCCGCCGAGCACGGCGCGCAGGCCGAGACGGGCGAGGTCGCCGCGACGGTTCGGGGCGAGACCGCCGATGCCGCCGATCTGGATCGCGATGGACGAGAAGTTGGCGAAGCCACAAAGGGCATATGTCGCGATGAGGCGGCTGTGCGGCAGCAGCTGGTCGAGGTGTTTGGCGAGGTCCGCATAGGCGACGAACTCGTTGATGACGACCTTCTCGCCGATGAAGCTGCCGACCAGGGTCGCATCCTGCCAGGGCACGCCGATCAGCCAGGCGATGGGCGAAAGCACCCAGCCGAAGATCGTCTCGAGGCTGAGCTTC
Proteins encoded in this window:
- a CDS encoding PfkB family carbohydrate kinase; its protein translation is MTAVRLIVIGGYSEEERWQTPQLPRNGEPAYADAFERRPGGKAFHQAVAASHAGVAVGLIAAIGDDVIDPSGLPPLVDARWQVTTGVRTGRTALIVDAKGQTISALSSGANAFLEADFVATQSDLFDSAKVLLISAEANIDTVAATLELAGEKRLLRILDPGPLPPDLSVREFASTDVLLLSLHEFARCCGRFLSIDITASTVTGMDDTTINALARRLCAGTVVVSLDKTCLVSHGTDRHGDSADVYRAGTCGLGDAFKGTLAAKLVDAACFRDALMDACEA